In Chryseobacterium oranimense, a single window of DNA contains:
- a CDS encoding prolyl oligopeptidase family serine peptidase: protein MKKQYIILTLSLAGLLSAQTKNEFVSPNENLIAENILPIPKSLNQAIKKYSESRNAGIADIHPNGKEIIAVTRFASTNQLHRISVPMGARKQITFFDEPVNNATYEPVKGEYLIYTKDTGGNEFGQLFTLDLKTLESKLLTDGGRSQNGGVTWKKDGSGFYFSSTKRNGGDRDIYYMNPLKPEDTQLVLEVKGGGWGISDLSEDGKKLLISEYVSANDSYLYLYDLETKKLEPITDRKEKGVVQSAGVFSKNPDEIFYTTDRNNEFSRLAVLNLKTKKTEYLTSSIPWNVENYDLSKDKSTLAFVTNESGINKLYILDTSTRKYMPVSLPIGLIGGVKFSNDGKSLYFSRSAADSGADVYKIDLATRNIERWTESEQGEMQPADMSVPKLIEWKSFDNMKISGFYYPVPSKFTGKRPVIINIHGGPEGQSMASSLGSSNYFTNEMGVAMIYPNVRGSSGFGKTFIAADNWDLRMNSVKDIGALLDWIAKQPELDKERIMIMGGSYGGFMTLATAYEYADKIRCSVDIVGISDFNTFLKNTEEYRRDLRRVEYGDERIPKMAEFFTKIAPLNNIDKIKKPMFIIQGTNDPRVPVTEAVQMRDKLKAQGKTVWYLEAKNEGHGFRKKENVDFQRLAVIRFMQEYLLK from the coding sequence ATGAAGAAACAATATATTATTCTTACCCTTTCATTGGCCGGGCTCCTTTCCGCGCAAACAAAAAATGAATTTGTAAGCCCCAATGAGAATCTTATCGCAGAAAATATCCTGCCTATTCCGAAAAGCCTCAATCAGGCTATTAAAAAGTATTCGGAAAGCAGAAATGCAGGTATTGCAGACATTCATCCCAATGGGAAAGAAATCATTGCAGTAACCCGTTTTGCTTCCACCAATCAGCTGCACAGGATTTCTGTACCTATGGGAGCCAGAAAACAGATCACTTTTTTTGATGAACCTGTTAATAATGCAACTTATGAACCTGTAAAAGGAGAATACCTTATTTATACAAAAGATACTGGCGGAAACGAATTCGGACAGCTCTTCACGCTCGACCTGAAAACCCTGGAATCCAAACTGCTTACCGATGGCGGAAGATCCCAAAACGGCGGGGTAACCTGGAAGAAAGACGGTTCAGGATTCTATTTTTCATCCACCAAAAGAAATGGCGGCGACAGGGATATTTATTATATGAATCCCTTAAAACCGGAAGATACACAGCTTGTTCTTGAAGTAAAAGGTGGCGGCTGGGGAATCTCCGATCTTTCCGAAGATGGTAAAAAGCTTCTCATTTCGGAATATGTTTCGGCCAACGATTCCTATCTGTATCTTTATGATCTGGAAACTAAAAAACTGGAACCCATCACAGACCGTAAAGAGAAAGGAGTAGTGCAAAGCGCTGGTGTTTTCAGCAAAAATCCTGATGAAATTTTCTATACAACAGACCGGAATAATGAATTCAGCAGGCTGGCAGTTTTAAATTTAAAAACAAAAAAAACAGAATACCTGACTTCTTCCATTCCATGGAATGTGGAAAATTATGATCTTTCTAAAGATAAATCTACACTGGCATTTGTAACCAATGAAAGCGGAATCAATAAACTGTATATTCTTGATACATCGACCAGAAAATATATGCCGGTAAGCCTGCCGATCGGCCTGATAGGCGGAGTGAAGTTTTCCAATGACGGAAAGTCCCTTTATTTCTCCAGATCAGCAGCAGATTCCGGTGCTGATGTTTATAAAATAGATCTGGCAACCCGTAACATAGAAAGATGGACGGAAAGCGAACAGGGCGAAATGCAGCCAGCCGATATGTCCGTCCCAAAACTCATAGAATGGAAGAGTTTTGACAATATGAAGATCTCAGGATTCTACTATCCGGTGCCATCTAAATTTACAGGAAAAAGACCGGTGATTATTAATATCCACGGAGGACCTGAAGGCCAGTCTATGGCATCTTCTCTGGGGTCTTCCAATTATTTTACCAATGAAATGGGAGTGGCTATGATCTATCCAAACGTAAGAGGTTCATCCGGTTTCGGAAAAACATTTATTGCTGCCGATAACTGGGACCTGAGAATGAATTCAGTGAAAGATATAGGTGCCCTTCTGGACTGGATCGCCAAACAGCCTGAGCTGGATAAAGAAAGAATCATGATTATGGGCGGAAGTTACGGTGGTTTTATGACGTTAGCGACAGCCTATGAGTATGCAGACAAAATCAGATGCTCAGTAGATATTGTTGGAATTTCCGATTTCAATACTTTTCTTAAAAATACTGAAGAATACCGGAGAGATCTTAGAAGGGTAGAATATGGTGACGAGAGAATTCCTAAAATGGCAGAATTCTTCACCAAAATTGCCCCTCTGAATAATATCGACAAGATTAAAAAGCCAATGTTCATTATCCAGGGAACCAATGATCCCAGAGTTCCTGTTACAGAAGCTGTTCAGATGAGAGACAAGCTGAAAGCCCAGGGAAAAACAGTATGGTATCTGGAAGCAAAAAATGAAGGCCATGGGTTCAGGAAGAAAGAAAATGTGGATTTTCAACGTCTTGCCGTGATCAGGTTTATGCAGGAATATCTGTTGAAATAA
- a CDS encoding nuclear transport factor 2 family protein translates to MEKKTLNEIRKNNIETYFKKIDSGIFDDEYFDLYAEDVEMYYPKFGFEKGKQGIKNFGKVIGKHLEKLTHDIQNFRYIFSDTVIVVEGKEKGVTRSGKEWPDNHISFGKFCNVFEFDGELIKRVHIYVDPDFTSEDTERLSIFRNDFDKQNSVPSTRDVVEEFYDLLFRRKEGNIVNLFADSVDWDLPGNKDKFPWTGKRETREEIELFFQELYNNVKSESFTIDFISVEGENAAVAGQLSSKILKYNKVFSTEFVVIFKVINGKIVKYHFLEDSYKLNEEMK, encoded by the coding sequence ATGGAAAAAAAGACTTTAAATGAGATCAGAAAAAACAACATTGAAACCTATTTCAAAAAAATAGATTCAGGAATATTTGATGATGAATACTTTGATCTTTATGCTGAAGATGTAGAAATGTATTATCCTAAATTTGGGTTTGAAAAAGGAAAACAGGGAATTAAAAATTTTGGAAAGGTCATAGGAAAGCATTTGGAGAAGCTTACTCATGATATTCAAAATTTCAGGTATATTTTTTCAGATACTGTCATTGTGGTTGAAGGTAAAGAAAAAGGAGTCACAAGGTCTGGTAAGGAATGGCCAGATAATCATATATCTTTTGGTAAATTTTGCAATGTCTTTGAATTTGACGGTGAACTGATCAAAAGAGTTCATATCTATGTAGATCCGGATTTTACATCAGAGGATACTGAAAGGCTTTCTATTTTCAGGAACGACTTCGATAAACAAAATTCAGTACCCTCGACCAGGGATGTAGTTGAAGAATTCTATGATCTGCTGTTCAGAAGGAAAGAAGGAAATATAGTGAATCTTTTTGCTGATTCTGTAGACTGGGATTTACCTGGTAACAAGGACAAATTTCCATGGACAGGAAAAAGGGAAACCCGTGAGGAAATAGAGCTGTTTTTTCAAGAATTATACAATAACGTAAAATCGGAAAGCTTTACTATTGATTTTATTTCTGTAGAAGGGGAAAACGCAGCCGTAGCAGGACAGTTATCCTCCAAAATACTGAAATATAACAAAGTGTTCAGTACTGAATTTGTTGTTATCTTTAAAGTGATCAACGGAAAAATTGTCAAATATCATTTCTTAGAAGACAGCTATAAACTTAATGAAGAAATGAAATAA
- a CDS encoding TetR/AcrR family transcriptional regulator, translating to MPRNKEFDYTEKLEVVRNLFWEKGYHNTSMHDIVAAMKLNRSSIYDTYGNKHDLFLKCLSNYAVFKENQYSKASQAKDRGIDSLEYIIRDVVDQTLADNRACLIVKTIFEVAPSDQEVKQFILKSGAVLQTILERSILQARAEGDIRSESSSSVIARYILASFSSFWSHYILTQNKKEVTEMVDFLMEQIRK from the coding sequence ATGCCAAGAAATAAGGAATTTGATTATACAGAAAAATTGGAAGTAGTGCGTAACCTTTTCTGGGAAAAGGGGTATCATAACACATCCATGCATGATATTGTTGCTGCCATGAAGTTGAACAGGAGCAGTATTTATGACACCTATGGCAATAAGCATGATTTATTCTTAAAATGTCTGTCGAATTATGCAGTCTTCAAAGAAAATCAATATTCAAAAGCGTCACAGGCAAAAGATAGAGGAATTGACTCTCTGGAATATATCATCCGGGATGTCGTAGATCAGACACTGGCAGATAACAGAGCGTGTCTTATTGTAAAAACTATTTTTGAGGTCGCACCTTCAGACCAGGAGGTTAAGCAATTTATCCTGAAGAGTGGTGCGGTGCTACAGACTATTTTAGAACGGTCCATATTACAGGCCCGCGCAGAAGGAGATATCAGAAGTGAAAGTTCTTCATCTGTTATTGCCCGTTATATTCTTGCTTCTTTCAGTAGTTTTTGGAGTCATTATATCTTAACGCAAAATAAAAAAGAAGTAACGGAAATGGTTGATTTTTTAATGGAACAAATCAGGAAATAA
- a CDS encoding patatin-like phospholipase family protein — translation MNFERTGLVLSGGGTKGIAHAGVLKFLNEKNIDIDILSCCSAGSIVGCLYAVGKTPEEILDFFNSVYFFNWKHFTFNQPGLVSSVIFRNYLKPIFHDMKLGDLDKEVKIVATELVSGTEKIFDENFEVVDAIIASCSIPGVTTPYIIGDEMYCDGGVLNNFPADIIRDECDKLIGVFVSPPHDTNIKDLKSIKAIVSRSYDLLSYRIEKVKFDYCDWFITSQKLSSYGAFERGKDRLEEIFNIGYKAAEESYEASRFNTHLRQAGT, via the coding sequence ATGAATTTTGAGAGAACAGGGCTGGTTTTGTCAGGAGGCGGTACCAAAGGAATTGCCCATGCAGGAGTTTTAAAATTCTTGAACGAGAAAAATATAGATATAGATATCCTGTCCTGCTGCAGTGCAGGTTCTATTGTAGGATGTCTGTATGCCGTTGGGAAAACACCGGAAGAGATCCTGGATTTCTTCAATTCAGTGTATTTTTTCAACTGGAAACATTTTACTTTTAACCAACCTGGACTGGTTTCTTCCGTTATTTTCAGAAATTATCTGAAGCCTATTTTCCATGATATGAAACTGGGAGACCTTGACAAGGAGGTTAAAATTGTAGCTACAGAACTTGTTTCCGGAACAGAGAAAATATTTGATGAAAACTTTGAAGTGGTGGATGCCATTATTGCCTCATGTTCCATTCCAGGAGTTACAACGCCCTATATCATAGGGGATGAAATGTACTGTGACGGGGGCGTTCTGAATAACTTTCCTGCAGACATCATCAGGGACGAATGCGATAAGCTGATCGGCGTTTTTGTATCTCCACCACACGATACCAATATCAAAGATTTAAAATCGATCAAAGCGATTGTTTCACGTTCCTATGATCTTCTTTCCTACAGAATAGAAAAAGTAAAATTCGATTATTGTGATTGGTTTATTACTTCCCAGAAACTGTCTTCTTACGGAGCTTTTGAACGGGGGAAAGACCGTCTGGAAGAGATTTTCAATATCGGCTATAAAGCTGCGGAAGAAAGCTATGAGGCAAGCCGTTTTAACACACATCTGAGACAGGCAGGAACATAA
- a CDS encoding PGF-CTERM sorting domain-containing protein: MPGFEVILALAAHDW, encoded by the coding sequence ATGCCTGGTTTTGAAGTGATCCTGGCATTGGCAGCCCACGACTGGTAA
- a CDS encoding ABC transporter ATP-binding protein codes for MPLQIINLTKKFGEQTALDNINISIDKNEIIGLLGPNGAGKSTLMKSIVGALKIDQGEIIFNGMNISENEIESKKKIGFLPENNPLYLEMYVKEYLQFVANIHKISPSRVDEVIELVGITPERSKKIGQLSKGYKQRVGLAQAIIHQPDLLILDEPTNGLDPNQIIEIRNVVKEIGQQKTVLLSTHIMQEVEALCSRVILIHKGNILQDCPIDEFKGRFDSLEEAFASYTAVS; via the coding sequence ATGCCGCTTCAGATAATCAATTTAACCAAAAAGTTTGGGGAACAGACTGCATTAGACAACATCAATATTTCTATTGATAAAAATGAGATCATTGGCCTTTTGGGTCCGAACGGAGCCGGAAAATCCACACTGATGAAATCCATTGTCGGAGCACTGAAAATTGATCAGGGCGAAATTATCTTTAACGGAATGAATATTTCCGAAAACGAGATCGAAAGTAAGAAAAAAATAGGTTTTCTTCCTGAAAACAACCCGCTGTACCTGGAAATGTATGTGAAAGAGTATCTTCAGTTTGTCGCCAATATCCACAAAATCTCTCCATCCAGAGTAGATGAAGTGATCGAACTGGTAGGCATCACTCCTGAAAGATCAAAAAAGATCGGCCAGCTTTCCAAAGGATACAAACAAAGAGTGGGACTTGCCCAGGCTATTATTCATCAGCCGGACCTGCTAATTCTGGATGAACCTACCAACGGCCTGGATCCGAACCAGATCATTGAAATCAGAAATGTGGTGAAAGAGATCGGGCAACAGAAAACAGTATTGCTTTCTACTCACATCATGCAGGAAGTGGAAGCATTATGCTCCCGTGTTATTCTTATTCACAAAGGGAATATCCTTCAGGACTGCCCTATTGACGAATTTAAAGGCAGATTTGACAGTCTGGAAGAAGCTTTTGCAAGCTATACCGCCGTATCTTAA
- a CDS encoding GNAT family N-acetyltransferase — MRILHHGQNFIIREFSVEEKNLFCDLFEDTDVTRYLPYRSPEQYLEMFEITLEDYLKGPFGRFGIFHTENSDFIGMCLARNFADVSGQIEIGYTLSKKYWGKGIATEVSRALVKYCFLNTQGNEIVAVTDLDNTGSQKVLEKAGFMRVDNLRRADREMAYYIVKRG, encoded by the coding sequence ATGCGTATTCTGCACCACGGTCAAAATTTCATCATCCGCGAATTTTCAGTAGAAGAAAAGAACCTGTTTTGTGATCTTTTTGAAGATACAGACGTTACCAGATATCTTCCTTACCGTTCCCCAGAACAGTATTTGGAAATGTTTGAAATCACCTTGGAAGACTATCTTAAGGGGCCGTTTGGCCGTTTTGGAATATTCCATACTGAAAACAGTGATTTTATCGGCATGTGCCTTGCCAGAAATTTTGCAGATGTATCCGGACAGATTGAAATAGGTTATACTTTGAGCAAAAAATATTGGGGGAAAGGGATTGCGACGGAAGTCAGCCGTGCTTTGGTGAAATATTGCTTCTTAAATACTCAAGGAAATGAGATTGTAGCTGTAACGGATCTGGATAATACAGGCTCACAGAAAGTACTGGAAAAAGCAGGGTTTATGCGGGTGGATAACCTGAGAAGAGCGGATCGGGAAATGGCTTACTATATTGTTAAACGCGGTTAG
- a CDS encoding LytR/AlgR family response regulator transcription factor has product MINCIIVDDEPLAAALLENHISRTGHLKLAGKAENAMDAYKLLQTKPVNLMFLDIQMPHLTGIDFLRSLPQKPPTIFTTAYRDFAIEGFELEAVDYLLKPITFERFFKSVERVLRNRTDPGEEFIIIKTEGMSRKVPIHDIVYFESQGNDIRIVLAGKESIISKNTITDLESVLSGKGFVRIHRSFMINSGFVTAFNNNEVLLGIHHIPVGRSYKNEFNAFVTRISKGSIN; this is encoded by the coding sequence ATGATCAACTGTATTATTGTAGATGACGAACCTCTGGCGGCAGCCCTGCTTGAAAATCATATTTCAAGAACCGGCCATTTAAAGCTTGCCGGAAAAGCTGAAAATGCGATGGATGCCTATAAGCTTCTTCAGACAAAACCCGTGAATCTTATGTTCCTGGATATCCAGATGCCCCATTTAACCGGAATTGATTTTCTGAGATCCCTTCCGCAGAAACCGCCAACAATCTTCACAACTGCTTACCGCGATTTTGCTATTGAGGGTTTTGAACTGGAAGCTGTAGATTATCTTTTGAAGCCTATTACTTTTGAACGTTTCTTCAAATCGGTGGAACGGGTTTTAAGGAACAGAACTGATCCTGGAGAGGAATTTATCATCATCAAAACGGAAGGAATGAGCCGCAAGGTACCTATTCACGACATTGTTTATTTCGAAAGCCAGGGAAACGATATCAGAATAGTTCTGGCAGGCAAAGAAAGTATTATTTCAAAGAATACAATTACAGATCTGGAATCTGTTTTATCAGGAAAAGGTTTTGTCAGAATTCATCGTTCCTTTATGATCAATTCCGGGTTTGTTACCGCTTTTAATAATAATGAAGTTCTTCTGGGAATCCATCATATTCCTGTAGGCAGGAGCTACAAAAATGAATTTAACGCTTTTGTAACAAGAATTTCCAAAGGTTCTATTAACTAA
- a CDS encoding sensor histidine kinase, whose product MKFGPENNLKQNIYFQLFFWTALFLFGTARNYGENNGSISSEILIYNFCHWIFQIAGANFIYSVLIRNFFDRKKYLKFLLSLIFSLYFLSVINRVFIVYLAEPFFISVPQDSFFNIFTDIGYLWTHYTFPIISGAFIFISVMFVIRYKEEKENTAKLLKEKAELELKSLKSQLNPHFLFNTLNNIYSLSLSNSEKTSESISRLSDMLDYILYKGPKNGVQISEELAVIDHYIALESLRYSERRLKINKTITLNPTASIPPLLYLTLVENAFKHGAGKTTGHADIKIDVSTDGAYSFFRIQNTYENDENNDSEGIGLKNIERQLRLHYGDDFILKVSKENNIFKVEIKTPVAL is encoded by the coding sequence ATGAAATTCGGACCGGAAAACAATCTTAAACAGAATATTTATTTTCAGCTGTTCTTTTGGACGGCTTTGTTTTTATTCGGGACTGCAAGAAATTACGGAGAGAATAACGGCAGTATTTCATCAGAGATTCTGATCTACAATTTCTGTCACTGGATCTTTCAGATTGCAGGAGCCAATTTCATCTATTCCGTTCTTATCAGAAATTTTTTTGACCGGAAAAAGTATCTCAAATTTTTACTGTCCCTTATTTTTAGTCTCTATTTTCTTTCAGTCATCAATAGGGTATTCATTGTTTACCTTGCGGAACCATTCTTCATCAGTGTCCCTCAAGATAGCTTTTTCAACATTTTTACCGATATCGGTTATCTTTGGACCCATTATACTTTCCCGATTATCAGTGGTGCCTTCATCTTTATCTCGGTCATGTTCGTGATCCGCTATAAAGAAGAAAAAGAAAACACAGCCAAACTATTGAAAGAAAAAGCCGAACTTGAGTTAAAATCCCTGAAATCCCAGCTTAATCCACACTTTCTGTTCAATACTTTGAACAATATTTATTCTCTTTCGCTCAGCAATTCAGAGAAAACATCAGAATCTATAAGCAGGCTTTCGGATATGCTGGATTATATTTTATACAAAGGCCCTAAAAATGGGGTGCAAATATCTGAAGAACTTGCTGTTATTGATCATTATATTGCTCTGGAAAGTCTCAGGTACAGTGAAAGAAGGCTGAAAATTAACAAAACAATCACTTTAAATCCTACTGCATCCATTCCTCCGCTGCTTTACCTTACATTGGTTGAAAATGCCTTTAAGCACGGGGCCGGAAAAACCACGGGCCATGCTGATATAAAAATTGATGTTTCCACAGATGGGGCATATTCCTTTTTCAGGATTCAAAATACTTACGAAAATGATGAAAATAATGATTCTGAGGGAATCGGACTGAAGAATATAGAAAGACAGCTCCGACTTCATTATGGTGATGATTTCATCCTTAAAGTCTCAAAAGAAAATAATATTTTTAAAGTCGAAATAAAAACTCCAGTAGCCTTATGA